One genomic window of Magnolia sinica isolate HGM2019 chromosome 3, MsV1, whole genome shotgun sequence includes the following:
- the LOC131239465 gene encoding nuclear transport factor 2B, protein MDPDAVAKAFVEHYYTTFDANRGGLANLYQEGSMLTFEGQKIQGSQNIVAKLTSLPFQQCQHTISTVDCQPSGPAGGMLVFVSGNLQLAGEQHALKFSQMFHLMPTPQGSFYVFNDIFRLNYA, encoded by the exons atggatccAGATGCAGTAGCAAAGGCATTCGTAGAGCATTACTACACGACGTTCGATGCGAACAGAGGGGGACTTGCTAACCTGTACCAAGAGGGATCGATGCTTACCTTCGAGGGCCAGAAGATCCAAGGTTCCCAGAATATCGTCGCCAAGCTCACCTCACTCCCTTTCCAGCAGTGCCAGCATACAATCTCTACCGTCGATTGCCAGCCCTCCGGACCTGCTGGCGGGATGCTCGTCTTCGTCTCTGGTAACCTCCAGCTCGCTGGCGAGCAGCACGCCCTCAAGTTTAGTCAG ATGTTCCATTTGATGCCGACACCGCAAGGAAGCTTCTACGTGTTTAACGACATATTCCGGTTGAACTATGCTTAA